The Nicotiana tomentosiformis chromosome 2, ASM39032v3, whole genome shotgun sequence genome includes the window atttaattagcatttgaaggaatttgattatttctgctggttaaataaattattgtaaattctgtgaattatgctaatttaaatattctagttttatttcaattattattattgacccatagtgagtgtcaaagtcggctatctcgtctttaccacttcgagattaggcttgatacttactaggtacacgttattttcgtactcatacagcacttgttgtacattttattgtgcaggtacatctatgtatagcggccttgtgggcgcagaggtgtggttaataattgtggggacataggtgagttgcattctatattacgatccgcagctaacagagtctctttcagagttattatattttcctgtctaatttgtattctggacagatgttgtattttatttttcattccctactaaatactcatgcacttgtgccATCGatttttgggaatggttgtgaattgtttagaaatttagttgctaaaaatatttatcatttactctatgagttttatctttacaatttcattgaagaaatttttatttcaaaaatactaaaatgggtaattaagttaattgattatggttgacttgcctgatagtggtgtccggcaccatcacggcctttttgaattttggatcgtgacaggaaTAATATTTTTTACACCAAGAACGCCGTCTATAAAGAGATATTAGATCAGATATAAACATATAACATATCATAATTATCTTCGTACAATAAAATATATgtaaatacaaaaattatataattaaccTACCTAAATTCTTAATCTTTGCAAGTTCAGAAGATATCTAATAACTCTGCATTCAACTATTTTgtcaataatatttattttttaattaaatgaaTGTTGCACTATCTCGACGCCAATTgctattacaaataattatttttactcTAAATTTTATACACTTATTTATTGATAAACGCGAAAAATACGTGAAACACACATACACTAAATCTagtttgtatataattggtaaattgtatatcaaCTTGTAATTAACCTAAAACCTAAAGAATGAGGGTAAATAAGTTTCTAATGTAGTACATACAGGTAAAAATATCCATTTCAATTAACAAGCCCAATATATACAATTTGTTCATgtcttctttttcgagtttcaatctgaaattttaaccaaaaccacctcgaatcttcaccaaattatctcaaatttgagatataaactccaaaggatattcccaatcatttgcaacaacacccaatcaaaacaaaaattaaattcatgaaatttcattttcgaattcaaagctttaaagctttttaatgattgTCAATGGAGTTTTTAATGAAttaacatagtttccaattcaatctactCGTTTCTAATTAATACTATTTTGTTTATTGATTCCAAAAAGCTAAAAGAATGATAACTAAAATGATTCTCTTCATCAtagctaattttttttttcttatttacttCCTCGATTTCATAGGATTTGAAGCAAGAACTTTGCTAGGTACTAATCTTCTCTTTTTTTCACTTAACAGTAGTATCATTTTTTCAGTTAATCCACATGAAGATATTAATATAAGaatactgagagagagagagagagagagagagagagagagagagagagagagagagagagagagagagagagagagagctaagATGGAATTccctattcaattcctaatataatgagatactcattaatactaatttgtatataattagtAAATTGTATATCAACTTGTAATTAACTTAAAACCTAAACAGTGAGGGTAAATAAGTTTCTAATGTAGTACATATAGGTAAAAATATCCCTTTCAATTAACAAGCCCAAATACCTTATAGTCTTTTGTTTGGAATGGGCCTTGCCTCGTTAATCTTTAAATTCAGAAGCCCAAATAGCAGTTTGGATTTTGAATTTCAACACAAATCCCGAATGATTTCGGACCCGCCGATCTCCAAGGGTAGGTCGATTTACTCTTTGAATCGAGCTCCATCCACTTTCCGGCGATTGCAAACGCTCCTCTACCCCTCTTTTCTACAGCGAACTCTTTCTCTGTCAAAATCAAGCTGTAAGTTTCACTATCTGGGTCTCTAATTCcttccttttctaatttcatgCTTCCCTTCTTTCACTAGAAGATAAAAAGCCCTTATTTTTCTGTCAGTCAAATTCACTGGTACCATTAGGTTTTGAGTTTATTTAAAAACAAAACCCTATTTTGATGCCTATGCGAGATTCTTTAAACTATTGCATCTAATTTGCTCGCTTTAGTTAGCTATGTCtgttaacaacaacaataaccctaACAAGAACATGGGAGGATCATCCTCCTTTGGCAATTCACCTCCTTCAAACCCAATTGCACACCTGCAATCCCAATCACAACCCCAACAACAGATGCCCTCCGGATTTCCCGGGTCATTTCAGTTATCTCAGCTCACTGCAGCTCATGCCCAAGCCATTGCTCAAGCACAGTCGAAAGTCCAAGCTCAAGCACACGCGCAAGCTCAAGCACAAGCTGCCCATGCTCAGTTTCAGGCCCAGTTACAAGCTCAGGGTCTGTCCCTTAACCAAGCCCATGCTCTTGGCAATTTTGGTTCTGCAAGTGCCTCCGCAAAACGCTTGCCTCAGAAACCTCCGGTGCGCCCACCTGCATTCGCCGCTGCTAACACGGTTTCCCCAATGAGAACTATGGAGCTTTCGTCTGCTGCGAGAAGGAAAAAGCAGAAGCTTCCCGAGAAGCACTTGCACGAGAAGGTGGCTGCGATTTTGCCCGAATCTGCACTTTATACTCAGCTCCTTGAGTTTGAATCTCGGGTTGATTCTGCCTTGGCAAGAAAGAAAGTTGACATCCAGGAGGCTTTGAAGAATCCGCCTACTATTCAGAAGACGCTTCGTATATATGTATTCAATACTTTTGCTAATCAGATTCGTACTATTCCTAAGAAGCCGAATGCTGAACTGCCTACGTGGACCCTTAAAATCGTAGGAAGGATTTTGGAGGAGGGAATGGATCCTGATCAGGCTGCCATGTTTCAGAAATCAAGCTCCATGTATCCAAAGTTTTCAACTTTTTTCAAAAGAGTCACCATTTCTTTGGACCAGAAACTGTATCCTGATAACCATATTATAATTTGGGATTCTGCGAGATCGCCTGCACCTCAGGACGGCTTCGAGGTCAAGAGAAAGGGAGAGCAAGAGTTCACTGTTAATTTAAGACTAGAATTGAATTACATGCCTGAGAAATATAAGCTTTCACCAGCTTTAACTGAAGTTCTTGGTATTGAGGTTGAGACTCGTCCGAGAATTATCTCTTCTATCTGGCATTATGTTAAGGCTCGAAAGTTGCAGAACCCTGACGATCCTTCTTACTTCAACTGTGATCCTCCGCTTCAGAAAGTTTTCGGGGAAGGAAAGGTTAAATTTACTGCAGTCACGCAAAAGATCACGCCCCATTTGTCTCCTCCACAACCCATACATTTGGAACACAGGATTAAACTTTCTGGTAATAATCCTGCTGGAACTGCATGCTACGATGTATTGGTCGATGTGCCATTTCCCATTCAGAGGGAACTGAATGCTCTGCTGGCCAATACAGAAAAGACCAAAGAGATTGAAGCTTGTGATGAAGCAATTTGTGGTGCCATAAGGAAGATCCATGAGCATCGGAGGAGAAGGGCTTTTTTTCTTGGTTTTAGTCAATCTCCTATTGAGTTTATTAATGCACTTCTAGAATCCCAGACCAAGGATCTGAAAGTTGT containing:
- the LOC104096496 gene encoding SWI/SNF complex component SNF12 homolog translates to MSVNNNNNPNKNMGGSSSFGNSPPSNPIAHLQSQSQPQQQMPSGFPGSFQLSQLTAAHAQAIAQAQSKVQAQAHAQAQAQAAHAQFQAQLQAQGLSLNQAHALGNFGSASASAKRLPQKPPVRPPAFAAANTVSPMRTMELSSAARRKKQKLPEKHLHEKVAAILPESALYTQLLEFESRVDSALARKKVDIQEALKNPPTIQKTLRIYVFNTFANQIRTIPKKPNAELPTWTLKIVGRILEEGMDPDQAAMFQKSSSMYPKFSTFFKRVTISLDQKLYPDNHIIIWDSARSPAPQDGFEVKRKGEQEFTVNLRLELNYMPEKYKLSPALTEVLGIEVETRPRIISSIWHYVKARKLQNPDDPSYFNCDPPLQKVFGEGKVKFTAVTQKITPHLSPPQPIHLEHRIKLSGNNPAGTACYDVLVDVPFPIQRELNALLANTEKTKEIEACDEAICGAIRKIHEHRRRRAFFLGFSQSPIEFINALLESQTKDLKVVAGEASRNAEKERRSQFYSQPWVEDAVIRYLNRKPASDAPGSG